In Phycisphaerales bacterium, the sequence CGGCGTGCTGCGGCGAGCGCGGGTGTGTGTCGCGTGGGGAGCGACGCAGTTCGCGATGAGCACGACCGAAAGGCCGCTCCTCTCGATGGCGAGCGGGTGCGCGACGATCGCGGAGGATCGGGTCGTGCTGAGGCGTGAGTTTGGATCGGATGGCCACGCCGAGTCGTCGGGATTGGCGTTGTACGACGCCCGTGTGCCGGAGCGGGCGCGGGAACTCGCGGAGACAATGCTCGCGGATCCTTCGGCATGCGCCGTGATGGGATATGCCGGGCGCGAGAGGATCGCGGCGGCCCACTTGTGGCGGCACCGGGTGAGGGGCATACTCAGCGCGTACGCGAACGTGCCCGCGTTGGCAGGTCTCGTCGCGTCACGCTGAATCGCGGATCAATCCTCGTCGTGGTCGGCGGCGTTCTGAGCCTGGAGTTCGGCGTCGAGTTGCTCGATCGTCTTCTCCTCCTCGACCTTCTCGCCGCGGGCGAGTTTCTCGGCGCGTTCCTTGTCGAGGGAGCGCTTGTAGGCCTCGACCTTGGGCTTGTCGGGGGCGAGCATCATCGTCCAGGCGCGTCCGACGTCACGCGGCGGCTGCTCGACCTTGGCGATGTCCTGGAGCGCCTCGAGGACTCGCTTGAGGTTGTCCATGCCCAGGGACTTGTGCGCGACCTCGCGCCCTTTCAGTCGCTGGGTGAAGAGGACCTTGTGCCCCGCGACGAGGAACCGGCGTGCCTGCTGCACTCGGACCATGATGTCGTGGGGGTCGATCTTGACGCTCCGGCCGAGGCGGATTTCCTTGAGTTCGGTCGCCTTGCTTGCCGCGCGATTCTTGCGGTCCTTCTGGCCTTGTTCGTACTTGAACTTGCCATAGTCCATGATCTTGCAGACGGGCGGGCGCGCGTCGGGGGAGATCTCGACGAGGTCGAGTCCCTGCTCCTGCGCCATTTTGATCGCGTCGTTCGTCTCGATGACGCCGATCTGCTCGTTCTCCGGCCCGATCACGCGGATCGGCGTGATACGGATCATGAAGTTCACGCGGGTG encodes:
- a CDS encoding translation initiation factor IF-3, which gives rise to MQRTRVNFMIRITPIRVIGPENEQIGVIETNDAIKMAQEQGLDLVEISPDARPPVCKIMDYGKFKYEQGQKDRKNRAASKATELKEIRLGRSVKIDPHDIMVRVQQARRFLVAGHKVLFTQRLKGREVAHKSLGMDNLKRVLEALQDIAKVEQPPRDVGRAWTMMLAPDKPKVEAYKRSLDKERAEKLARGEKVEEEKTIEQLDAELQAQNAADHDED